In Aliamphritea ceti, a single window of DNA contains:
- the rhlB gene encoding ATP-dependent RNA helicase RhlB — protein sequence MKNLFRRANQSPKSAEPQSSSAEAKVAKKDNTNDNVKPKANKPSKSRKSAAPKAKPEVLWSIDQFQVEPEEGKQRFHDFNLPDDVMHAIADLEFKYCSAIQAATLKQSLAGKDMIGKAQTGTGKTAAFLISMITDLIDFPIEHKRALGVPRALIIAPTRELTLQIASDAEELSKYCGLSVVSLVGGMDYDKQRKQLAARPVDILVATPGRLIDFVRRSDVDLGDVEVMVLDEADRMLSMGFIPDVRTIIRHTPRKGDRQTLLYSATFTDDIMNLAKQWTVDAEVIEIEPEKKSTDSVNQQVYLVSRQEKYTLLRNFMRANQLERVIVFGNRRDETRRLAERLQKDGLSAALLSGEIPQHKRLKTLEAFRNGAINILVATDVAGRGIHVDGVSHVINYALPEDPDDYVHRIGRTGRAGSTGTSISFASEDDAFLIPDIEAEAGVKMECIYPDPHLLKSL from the coding sequence ATTAAAAATTTGTTTCGACGGGCGAATCAGTCGCCTAAGTCAGCCGAGCCTCAAAGTTCGTCTGCTGAAGCTAAAGTAGCGAAGAAAGATAATACGAATGACAATGTAAAGCCAAAGGCTAATAAACCGTCAAAATCGCGTAAATCTGCTGCGCCTAAGGCTAAGCCTGAAGTTTTATGGTCTATTGATCAGTTTCAGGTTGAACCTGAAGAAGGGAAACAGCGTTTTCATGACTTTAATCTACCTGATGATGTAATGCATGCCATTGCCGATCTCGAGTTTAAATATTGCTCTGCAATTCAGGCGGCAACTCTAAAACAATCGCTTGCCGGTAAAGATATGATTGGTAAAGCGCAGACAGGAACGGGCAAAACTGCGGCTTTTCTTATCAGTATGATTACTGATTTGATCGATTTCCCAATTGAGCATAAACGTGCCCTTGGTGTGCCCCGGGCGTTAATTATTGCACCTACCCGTGAGCTAACTCTGCAGATTGCATCTGACGCTGAAGAACTGTCAAAGTATTGTGGTTTAAGCGTAGTATCGCTGGTTGGTGGTATGGATTATGACAAGCAACGTAAGCAGCTTGCAGCACGTCCAGTCGATATATTAGTGGCTACGCCGGGTCGTCTGATTGATTTTGTTCGCAGGTCTGATGTTGACTTGGGGGATGTTGAAGTCATGGTGCTGGATGAAGCCGATCGTATGCTGAGTATGGGTTTTATCCCGGATGTACGTACCATTATTCGTCATACGCCGCGTAAGGGAGATCGTCAGACGTTATTGTACAGTGCGACTTTTACTGACGATATTATGAATCTTGCTAAGCAGTGGACGGTTGATGCGGAAGTTATCGAGATTGAGCCGGAAAAGAAAAGTACTGATTCTGTTAATCAGCAGGTATATCTGGTTTCTCGTCAGGAAAAGTACACTTTGTTGCGTAATTTTATGCGTGCAAATCAACTCGAACGGGTAATCGTATTCGGTAACCGCCGTGATGAAACCCGTCGTTTAGCTGAGCGCTTACAAAAAGATGGCTTGTCTGCCGCGCTACTCTCCGGTGAGATTCCTCAGCATAAACGCTTGAAGACGTTGGAAGCCTTCCGTAATGGTGCAATTAATATTCTGGTCGCTACTGATGTCGCGGGTCGGGGTATTCATGTAGACGGTGTGAGTCACGTTATAAATTATGCTTTGCCAGAAGATCCGGACGATTATGTTCACCGTATAGGCAGAACCGGGCGGGCGGGCTCTACAGGCACGTCTATCAGTTTTGCAAGTGAGGATGATGCTTTCCTTATTCCTGATATTGAAGCTGAAGCAGGTGTTAAGATGGAATGTATTTATCCTGACCCTCATTTGCTTAAATCTTTGTAG
- a CDS encoding FG-GAP repeat protein translates to MFNKLRCIRDYLLTVIFVFALSGCLYDDDNNTVNSSGSSGSSGSSGSSGSSGSSGSSGSSGSSGSSGSSGSSGSSGSSGNNNSYSISASAGSNGSISPNSVLVQQNEIFNFIISSDIGYIIDTVSGCSGNLSGNVFTTAAVTESCNLNVTFTELTPSVPAVPSLAFVPVKGFMFDWNDVSDASFYRLLENPDGLSGFTQVGSDITQGINTVTLTVPLYLRLNAQYILQSCNIGGCVDSSPISVSDNLVSSVGYFKASNTGINDQYGSAVVLSGNGNILAVSATGESSNSTGINSAQADDASNQAGAVYVYARIDETSNWVQQAYVKSSNTDAGDLFGYSLSLNYEGNTLAVGAIAEDSNATGVGGDGSDNSADSAGAVYVFSRTGSDWSQEAYLKPSNTTDDDRFSSALALSGSGDLLAVGAMGEDSNATGIDGNQNDDSYFYDAGAVYIFERTGSNWAQETYIKASNTQFGDKFGYSLDLSEEGTTLAVGAIDEDSSATGIQGNQADNSAVESGAVYVFINSAGVWSQQAYLKAGNSGINDQFGYSVALSGDGAVLAVGAKFEDTNAGAVYVFSRTGINWSQDAYVKPNNVSTDEFGSSVALNSAGDILAVGAVGEDSNAIGIDGDSNDNRAGDAGAVYVFSRIGAGWSQRAYVKASNTGAGDAFGYAVAMSEDGDVMAVGATSEESSSTGVNGNQTDGSAAAAGAVYIY, encoded by the coding sequence ATGTTTAATAAACTTAGGTGTATTAGGGATTATCTACTAACTGTCATATTTGTTTTTGCTTTATCGGGTTGTCTTTATGATGATGACAATAATACTGTCAACAGTAGTGGCAGTAGTGGCAGTAGTGGCAGTAGTGGCAGTAGTGGCAGTAGTGGCAGTAGTGGCAGTAGTGGCAGTAGTGGCAGTAGTGGCAGTAGTGGCAGTAGTGGCAGTAGTGGCAGTAGTGGCAGTAGCGGTAATAACAATAGTTATTCTATATCTGCCAGTGCCGGTAGTAATGGCAGCATAAGTCCTAACTCTGTTTTGGTACAACAAAATGAAATATTCAATTTCATAATCAGCTCTGATATCGGTTACATCATCGATACTGTTTCCGGTTGCAGTGGCAACCTTTCAGGTAATGTTTTTACAACAGCAGCAGTAACAGAAAGTTGTAATCTCAATGTTACTTTTACTGAATTAACACCTTCAGTTCCCGCAGTACCAAGTCTGGCATTTGTTCCTGTTAAAGGCTTTATGTTTGACTGGAATGATGTTTCTGATGCATCTTTTTATCGGTTACTGGAAAATCCGGATGGTCTATCAGGGTTTACTCAGGTGGGCAGTGATATTACACAGGGTATCAATACAGTCACACTCACAGTTCCGCTTTACCTGCGTTTAAATGCTCAGTACATACTGCAGAGTTGCAACATAGGTGGTTGTGTTGACTCGTCTCCGATCAGCGTCTCAGATAACTTAGTGAGCAGTGTTGGTTATTTTAAAGCGAGCAATACTGGGATTAACGATCAGTATGGTTCTGCTGTTGTATTAAGTGGAAATGGCAATATTCTGGCTGTAAGCGCCACAGGTGAAAGTAGCAACAGTACTGGGATCAACTCTGCTCAGGCTGATGATGCAAGTAACCAGGCAGGTGCTGTGTATGTGTATGCGCGTATAGATGAAACCAGCAATTGGGTACAGCAGGCTTATGTTAAGTCCAGCAATACTGATGCCGGAGATTTGTTTGGTTATTCATTATCTTTAAATTACGAGGGAAATACTCTGGCTGTTGGTGCAATTGCTGAAGATAGTAATGCAACCGGAGTAGGAGGCGATGGCTCAGATAATTCTGCAGACAGTGCCGGAGCCGTTTATGTTTTCAGTCGTACAGGTTCCGACTGGTCTCAGGAAGCTTACCTAAAGCCTAGTAATACTACAGACGATGACAGGTTTAGTTCTGCTTTAGCTTTGAGCGGGAGTGGGGATTTGTTAGCCGTAGGTGCTATGGGTGAAGACAGTAACGCTACCGGTATTGATGGCAATCAGAATGATGATTCTTACTTTTATGATGCCGGAGCCGTCTATATCTTTGAGCGGACGGGATCTAATTGGGCTCAAGAGACATATATAAAGGCCAGTAACACACAGTTTGGTGATAAGTTTGGCTATTCTCTGGATTTAAGTGAGGAAGGAACTACTTTGGCTGTAGGTGCGATTGATGAAGATAGTAGTGCTACAGGTATCCAGGGCAATCAGGCTGATAATAGTGCTGTTGAATCAGGTGCGGTGTATGTATTTATCAATAGTGCTGGTGTCTGGTCACAGCAGGCTTACCTCAAAGCAGGCAATAGCGGTATTAACGACCAGTTTGGTTATTCTGTAGCGTTAAGCGGTGATGGCGCTGTTTTAGCCGTGGGTGCTAAATTCGAAGATACTAATGCCGGTGCGGTGTATGTATTCAGTCGTACGGGAATAAACTGGTCTCAGGATGCTTATGTTAAGCCTAATAATGTGAGTACAGATGAGTTTGGTTCTTCCGTTGCATTAAATAGTGCTGGTGATATTTTGGCTGTCGGGGCGGTTGGAGAAGACAGTAATGCCATAGGCATAGATGGAGATTCCAACGATAATCGTGCAGGTGATGCTGGTGCAGTATATGTTTTTAGCCGTATAGGAGCTGGTTGGTCGCAGAGGGCGTATGTTAAAGCGAGTAATACCGGTGCTGGTGATGCATTTGGTTATGCGGTCGCCATGAGTGAAGATGGTGATGTCATGGCTGTAGGTGCTACAAGCGAAGAAAGTTCCAGTACTGGAGTTAATGGTAATCAAACTGATGGCAGTGCTGCTGCCGCAGGCGCTGTTTATATTTACTAG
- a CDS encoding NAD(P)H-dependent glycerol-3-phosphate dehydrogenase has protein sequence MQNKKAVAVLGGGSFGTVIADLVASKGVPVKQWMRNEERVSELNQSRTNQRYLPGYTLADGITASTDIEYVLADVELVFVSIPSQSFRSVVRQAKPFITSSHQLVSTTKGIEADHFSLMSQILAEELPAQAIGVLSGPNLAKEVVQKHLTATVIASENDVLRQHVQEILHCAHFRVYASSDTYGVELGGTLKNIYAIASGLSAAMGMGENTKSMLMTRSLAEMSRFAVQMGANPMTFLGLAGVGDLIVTCSSSLSRNYRVGYALGEGKTLAEAVAALGEVAEGVNTLRYVKEKSDELSVYMPLVQGLYEVVFNGAPIAEVARNMMLNTQSSDVEFVLPRMP, from the coding sequence ATGCAAAATAAAAAGGCTGTTGCAGTATTGGGCGGCGGAAGTTTCGGTACTGTTATAGCTGATCTGGTTGCCAGTAAGGGCGTTCCTGTAAAACAATGGATGCGTAATGAAGAGCGTGTTTCTGAGTTAAATCAGTCACGGACTAATCAGCGCTACTTACCAGGCTATACGTTGGCTGATGGTATTACGGCCAGTACTGATATTGAGTATGTACTGGCTGATGTCGAATTGGTATTTGTATCAATACCCAGCCAGTCATTTCGTAGTGTCGTTCGACAGGCAAAGCCTTTTATTACGTCCAGTCATCAGTTGGTGAGTACAACTAAAGGTATTGAAGCGGATCATTTTAGTCTGATGAGTCAGATTTTGGCTGAAGAGCTACCTGCTCAGGCTATCGGTGTATTAAGCGGACCAAATCTTGCCAAAGAAGTGGTTCAGAAGCATCTGACGGCGACGGTTATAGCGAGTGAAAATGACGTCTTGCGACAACATGTTCAGGAAATTCTGCACTGTGCGCATTTTCGTGTTTATGCAAGTTCAGATACATATGGTGTTGAGTTAGGAGGTACGCTTAAGAATATTTATGCTATTGCTTCCGGACTAAGTGCTGCAATGGGCATGGGTGAAAATACCAAGAGTATGTTGATGACCAGAAGCCTGGCTGAAATGAGTCGCTTTGCTGTTCAGATGGGAGCTAATCCGATGACTTTTCTTGGACTAGCTGGCGTGGGCGATTTAATTGTTACCTGTTCATCTTCACTTAGTCGTAATTATCGGGTTGGTTATGCGTTAGGTGAAGGCAAGACTCTTGCTGAGGCTGTGGCAGCCTTAGGTGAGGTTGCTGAAGGTGTTAATACGCTGCGGTATGTTAAAGAGAAGAGTGATGAACTGAGTGTATATATGCCTCTGGTTCAGGGGCTTTATGAGGTGGTTTTTAACGGAGCTCCAATTGCTGAGGTTGCCCGTAACATGATGCTTAATACTCAAAGCAGTGATGTTGAGTTTGTGCTTCCCAGGATGCCGTAA
- a CDS encoding SixA phosphatase family protein, whose product MRIFLLRHGEAGYNAVSDRLRPLTEKGKRELDEMLLAFTHAQQVSQVYHSPYLRTCQTAERLNAVQPDLNFTASDLLVPESSPQSVVDWLAKLSVESDIDRIMLVTHQPLIGYLSCLLTEGNVKSPEPLLPGYLAELEMDVPAAGLARLIKVWHAN is encoded by the coding sequence ATGCGTATCTTTCTTTTGCGTCATGGTGAAGCAGGTTATAACGCTGTTTCAGATCGTCTCAGGCCTTTAACCGAAAAAGGTAAGCGTGAGTTAGACGAAATGTTACTGGCATTTACTCATGCTCAGCAGGTGAGTCAGGTGTACCATAGTCCGTATTTACGTACTTGCCAGACAGCAGAAAGGCTCAATGCTGTTCAACCTGACCTGAATTTTACTGCCAGTGATTTGCTGGTGCCTGAGTCTTCTCCGCAGAGTGTGGTCGACTGGCTTGCTAAGCTTTCTGTTGAGAGCGATATTGACAGGATTATGTTGGTTACGCATCAGCCTTTAATCGGTTATCTGAGCTGTTTATTAACAGAAGGTAATGTAAAAAGCCCTGAGCCTTTATTACCAGGGTATTTAGCTGAGCTTGAAATGGATGTGCCAGCAGCAGGTTTAGCGCGCCTGATCAAAGTTTGGCACGCTAACTAA
- a CDS encoding PglL family O-oligosaccharyltransferase, which translates to MQLRMNFTSYASTANIGLASIAFIFLICSLYFQQNIGGEGLFLPYNTAIWTGTALTITLGIITALKHGKFAFSRYWPGLLAFPLCVIVSGYIAETLTPIEWLFRQLYIIAGIAFLFALFQFRWKNKDLDKLLYTLLIAGFIQAIYGAAQLLWQGTITSFLAPSISNQGYGIFQQINLQASFQATMLLICLYLMSRPSFNFLSNLQKSLLFISLFSSSYMIATAGSRVGVLSALIGIVLITIGRCNHIKQRKLTFIFAAIVIVIAAYQGKTGLLTSYSKLSDLTGDVVAIQGSASRKNIYATTYELTKQSPWVGHGIGSFQNTWQTEKIDFLQQNPDAIFPSDRLSHPHNEILFWAAEGGLVALTGILIATLTILAAAFNCGWRRGLTYLALLFPIGLHCQVELPFYISSLHWILFLTLFFLILQHSRKQVNIQLSHAATISLQTVSLIILLGTASFMLQANKANTAIVNFLNSRMSQPALLQPALENTYFNETAELYLMRTLMLRSLKSQNYDFLPEFISWAEAFLQKRPVPQLYIDLSQAYIALGNDHKADQAFTLVKKMYPGNAAVVSAISFFKQQASSQALTTETPNTTAQE; encoded by the coding sequence ATGCAATTACGCATGAACTTCACTTCATACGCCAGCACAGCCAACATTGGCTTAGCATCAATCGCTTTCATTTTCCTGATATGCAGCTTGTATTTCCAACAAAACATTGGTGGTGAAGGCCTGTTTCTTCCATATAACACCGCTATATGGACGGGCACGGCCTTAACTATCACCCTGGGAATTATAACTGCACTGAAACATGGAAAATTTGCTTTCAGCCGTTACTGGCCAGGCCTGCTTGCTTTCCCGTTATGCGTAATTGTCAGCGGCTATATCGCAGAAACACTAACACCTATTGAATGGCTGTTTCGCCAACTATATATCATTGCTGGTATTGCATTTCTTTTCGCTTTATTCCAGTTTCGCTGGAAAAATAAAGACCTAGATAAACTTCTGTACACATTACTGATAGCTGGCTTTATCCAGGCAATTTACGGAGCTGCACAGCTACTTTGGCAGGGAACGATAACCAGCTTTCTTGCCCCCAGCATATCTAATCAAGGCTATGGTATATTCCAACAAATAAACCTTCAGGCAAGTTTCCAGGCAACTATGCTGCTTATTTGTCTGTATCTGATGTCACGTCCCAGTTTTAATTTTTTATCCAATCTTCAGAAATCCCTGCTATTTATTAGCCTGTTTAGCAGCAGTTATATGATTGCTACTGCTGGATCAAGAGTTGGAGTTTTGAGTGCTTTAATTGGCATAGTACTCATTACAATTGGGCGTTGTAATCATATAAAGCAACGTAAACTAACCTTTATATTCGCCGCTATAGTCATAGTAATAGCTGCATATCAGGGCAAAACCGGGCTGCTTACTTCTTATAGTAAACTCTCTGATCTGACTGGAGATGTCGTAGCGATACAAGGCTCGGCAAGCAGAAAAAACATCTACGCAACTACCTATGAACTAACCAAACAAAGCCCTTGGGTCGGCCACGGCATCGGCAGCTTCCAAAATACCTGGCAGACCGAAAAAATTGATTTTCTACAACAAAACCCTGATGCAATATTTCCATCTGACAGACTAAGTCACCCGCATAATGAAATTTTATTCTGGGCAGCAGAAGGTGGCTTGGTAGCTTTAACAGGCATATTAATCGCCACTCTAACCATTTTAGCCGCAGCTTTTAATTGCGGCTGGCGACGAGGCCTTACTTACCTCGCTTTACTGTTTCCTATAGGCTTACACTGCCAGGTAGAGTTACCTTTCTATATATCCAGCTTGCACTGGATACTCTTTCTGACATTGTTTTTTCTGATCCTGCAGCACTCTCGCAAACAGGTAAACATCCAGTTAAGCCATGCGGCAACGATCAGCCTACAAACAGTAAGTCTAATTATTCTGCTCGGTACAGCCAGCTTCATGCTTCAGGCAAACAAAGCAAATACAGCTATCGTAAACTTCCTTAACAGCAGAATGTCACAACCAGCCCTGCTACAGCCAGCACTTGAAAATACATATTTTAATGAAACGGCTGAGCTGTATTTGATGCGAACACTTATGCTACGTAGCCTTAAAAGCCAAAATTATGATTTTCTGCCCGAATTTATCAGCTGGGCAGAAGCATTCTTACAAAAAAGGCCTGTTCCACAGCTTTATATTGATCTGAGCCAGGCGTATATAGCATTAGGAAATGATCATAAAGCAGATCAAGCTTTTACACTTGTAAAGAAAATGTACCCAGGTAACGCAGCTGTTGTATCAGCTATCAGTTTTTTCAAGCAACAAGCATCATCCCAGGCATTAACCACAGAAACACCAAATACAACAGCTCAAGAATAA